Within the uncultured Methanobrevibacter sp. genome, the region GTGGAAAAAGAGCTCTTGATGCAATTCAATCAGTTGAAGGGGCTATAGCACCATTTGATATATGTTCTGCAGCTTCAAAACCAGAAACTAATTATCCTGAAATTGGGCCTACTACTAATCATGTTTATTGTCCTTCCTTAAAAGAACGTTTAGGTGATGAATCTAAAGTTGGGGAGGGTGTTAAATACATTCCTGAAATTGTAATTAATGCAACAAGTGAAGAAGCAATGAATAAAGCTATAAAAGCTGGAATTGATGCGGTTTTAGAAGTTGAAGGGGTAATTGGTATATCTGCAGGTAATTATGATGGAAAGCTTGGAGATAAAAATATTAATTTATTGGATATTTTAAAATAAGGTTTTAAAATGGAATTTTTAGATAGTGACATTAATGTTGAAGTAATAGGATTTGGAGCTTTAAATGTAGATAAATTGCATACAGTTGAAAATATTGCATGTAATGATGAAGAAAGCTTTATTAAATCTCAAAAAAATACTCCTGGTGGATCTGCAGCAAATACTGTAATTGGATTGGCTAGATTAGGTTGTCCTTCATCAATAATTGGTAAAATAGCTGAAGATGATGATGGTGATTTAATAGAATTAAATTTAGCTAAAAATGGAGTTTATACTAATAATCTAATTTATGCAGATGAAGGTAATACTGGCAAAGTATTAGGGTTTGTTGATACAAAAGGTGAACGTTGTCTTTATGTTGATCCTGGAGTTAATGATGACATTGCATTAAATGAAATTAATTTATTAAATCTTACTAAATGTAAAATAATACATTATACTTCATTTGTTGGTGATTCATTCAAAACTCAAATTGAACTATTAGATAAAATTAATGATAATATTTTATTGAGCTTTGATCCAGGGATGTTATATGTTCAAAAAGGATTAAATGAATTAAAACCTATACTGGATAAAACAGACATATTATTAATTAATGAAATTGAATTAAGATTATTATATGAAGAATATTATAAAATTATGGACTGTGTTGATTCATTATCTATAAAAGAAATAGCTATTCATATCTTGGATGAAGGTATCAAAACAGTAGTTGTTAAAAAAGGATCTGAAGGTGTTTTTGCAATTAATTCTAATGAAGAATGTGATGTTGCGACATATGAATGTGATGTTGTTGATACAACTGGTGCAGGAGATAGTTTTAACAGTGGGTTTTTATATGGCATGTTGAATGATTATTCTCTTGAAGAATCATGTAAACTTGGAAACTGGGTAGCTAGTAGGGCTATTGAAGGTTTTGGAATGGAAAAATTCCCTAATTTAAAAGATTTAAATGAGTTTATAAATTAAAACAATGTTTATTAATTATTAAAAACAAAAGTTAAATTTAAATATGAAAATTATTTAGTTGGTAATAGTATGGATGTGTCTTTTGATAAGCAGATTACTGGTTTAGAGCGTGAAATTCTCTTAAAATCTGTAGAAATACATGATAATGGTGATGATTTCCAGTTTGAACTAAATAAATTCTTTTCTCAAAAAGAAATTATTGCTATTGCACCTCGTTGTGTAAGATGTAATATGTGTGTTGATCAATGTCCGGTTGGTGCTATTGAATCAGCTAATGTTTTTAAAATAGCTAAAATCACTCATAATTGTGTTAAATGTGAAATTTGTGTCCAAACATGTCCAGTTTCAGCTATTAAGTTAATTGATAATAAAGTTTCATATGATGATGAAAATGGTGATGATGCTATTGAATATAATTTAGCTAGTATTAGTCGTCCACATAGGGTTGTTAGGATGGATAGTATTTCTATTGATTATTCTAACCTTACTAATTATGATAATTGTGCTAAATTTTGTCCAAATAAAGCTTTCACATTAGAATTTAAATCTTATCTTGAAGATTTAAATATTGATACAGGTATTGAGCTGGAGGAGGATATTTTATATCCTGTTGTTAATGAAAAATTATGTATTGGCTGTGGGTCTTGTGTTCAATTTTGTGATAATGATTCTATTAAATTAGATAGAACTATTGGTCCTGTTGTTCATACTAAAAATCTTGAAGTTAATCAGGATATTTGTGTTAATTGTTATTTATGTGAAGAAAACTGTCCTGTGGAAGCTATTTGGTTAGATGGGGAGAAAGTTATATTAAATAATGACAAATGCATAAGATGCATTAATTGTACAAGTCATTGTCCAGTTGGGGCGTTGAACTTTGTTGATATTGACTAAAGAGGTTGTTTTTTATGAAAGCTAAAGAGTTAATGGATAAAAAATTTGTATATATAAGTCCTGAGGACAGTGTTAAAGAAGTTTCTATAACTATGGAAAAAATACGAAGGTTCACATGTCCGGTTGTGGATGAAAATAAACATCTAATTGGTTGGGTAACTTCTTTTGAAATTACTAGGGGATTACGTGAAGGAAATGAAAAAATAAAAGAGATTATGAGTTCTTATGAAGAAATCACCACTATCAATGAAAATGCTCCTTCAAGAATAGCTGTTATAGAAACAGCTAATAACAAATTTGTTACTGTACCGGTTTTAAATGATGATAATCAAGTTGTAGGTATGATTCGTTCTTGTGATATTGTAGAATTATTGTCTGCACTTTATGATATTAAAGTTTATAAGTTATATGTTGCAATGTGCAAACAATTAAAAGGAATAACTTGGGAAGAATTAATGTCTGCAGCTGCTATAGTTTCTAAAAGAGCAACGGGTAAAAGAGTTAAACCAAAAGAATATGAGGAAATTATTAGGAATGCTACTTTTGGGGAGGCTATTTGGGCAACTAAAGGTCTCGAAAATTTCTTCGCAGGGTTAATATCTGTTGGGGAATTAGTAATTGCTCGTAAAGTAGGAAATGCCAGAAAATAAGATATTAATAGTTTAGATATTATTAATATCTTTTAAATATATTTTATCATCGCAGATGGTATCAATTAAATCTAAATCATGACTTACAATAAGTAAACCAATATTCCTTTTTTTAATAATCTTAATAACTGAATCTATTATTTGTACTTGAGTTACAGCATCTAACATTGTTGTCATTTCATCAGCTATTAAAAATTTTGTTTTAGGATTTAATGATCTTAAAACAGAGTATCTTTGTAATTCTCCACCTGAAAGTTCACTTGGAAATCTATTCATCCAGGATTTCTGAATACCAAATTCATTTAATAATTCATCATCAACATCCCATGATTCATGTAGAATGTCTTTCATTTTCCATTTGGGATTCATTACTTTTTCAGGATGTTGGAAAATCAATTGAACAGGACAAAATCCTTTTTTGGGAAGTGGTTCATTATTTAAAAATACTTCACCTTCATATTTTGGGATATAATTAGATAATATTTTGCACAATGTAGATTTACCATTTCCACTATTTCCTATAAGTCCGGTAATTTTTTTACTATTTAATGAAATATTAACATCCTTTAAAATATATTTATTTGAAGAAGGATATTTATATGATATATTATTTCCAGTTAATTCCATTTTTATATCTCCTCTTTATATTTAAAGCATCTAACTTTCTTATCTTTTAAATTTACCAATGGTGGATTTTGATCTTGGCATTGAGTTAAATGTGAATCGCATCTATCATAATAAGGACAACCATTTTGAATTTCTTCAAGTGAAGGTTGGTGTCCTTTTGTTAATTTAAAACCATTTTGAGGTAATGAATCATATAATGCTTGAGTGTAAGGATGAAGTAAATTTTTACCTTCTTTAAAGTCTTTGGTATTTACTATTTCAATTACATAACCTGCATAAAATATACATATTTTATCTGCAATACTTAATGCAGCATATATATCATGAGTAATAAGTAAAACTCCAACATTATTTTTAGCTAATTCTTTTAAATGTTTTAAAGTTTCTTTCACTGATTTTTGATCTAATCCGGGTGTTGGTTCATCAGCTATAACTAATTTTGGATTTGAAAGAAGTGCTGTAGATATTAAAACTTTTCTAGCCATACCTCCAGATAATTGGAATGGGTACATATTGTC harbors:
- a CDS encoding carbohydrate kinase family protein, with the translated sequence MEFLDSDINVEVIGFGALNVDKLHTVENIACNDEESFIKSQKNTPGGSAANTVIGLARLGCPSSIIGKIAEDDDGDLIELNLAKNGVYTNNLIYADEGNTGKVLGFVDTKGERCLYVDPGVNDDIALNEINLLNLTKCKIIHYTSFVGDSFKTQIELLDKINDNILLSFDPGMLYVQKGLNELKPILDKTDILLINEIELRLLYEEYYKIMDCVDSLSIKEIAIHILDEGIKTVVVKKGSEGVFAINSNEECDVATYECDVVDTTGAGDSFNSGFLYGMLNDYSLEESCKLGNWVASRAIEGFGMEKFPNLKDLNEFIN
- a CDS encoding 4Fe-4S binding protein, encoding MDVSFDKQITGLEREILLKSVEIHDNGDDFQFELNKFFSQKEIIAIAPRCVRCNMCVDQCPVGAIESANVFKIAKITHNCVKCEICVQTCPVSAIKLIDNKVSYDDENGDDAIEYNLASISRPHRVVRMDSISIDYSNLTNYDNCAKFCPNKAFTLEFKSYLEDLNIDTGIELEEDILYPVVNEKLCIGCGSCVQFCDNDSIKLDRTIGPVVHTKNLEVNQDICVNCYLCEENCPVEAIWLDGEKVILNNDKCIRCINCTSHCPVGALNFVDID
- a CDS encoding HPP family protein — its product is MKAKELMDKKFVYISPEDSVKEVSITMEKIRRFTCPVVDENKHLIGWVTSFEITRGLREGNEKIKEIMSSYEEITTINENAPSRIAVIETANNKFVTVPVLNDDNQVVGMIRSCDIVELLSALYDIKVYKLYVAMCKQLKGITWEELMSAAAIVSKRATGKRVKPKEYEEIIRNATFGEAIWATKGLENFFAGLISVGELVIARKVGNARK
- a CDS encoding ABC transporter ATP-binding protein, whose protein sequence is MELTGNNISYKYPSSNKYILKDVNISLNSKKITGLIGNSGNGKSTLCKILSNYIPKYEGEVFLNNEPLPKKGFCPVQLIFQHPEKVMNPKWKMKDILHESWDVDDELLNEFGIQKSWMNRFPSELSGGELQRYSVLRSLNPKTKFLIADEMTTMLDAVTQVQIIDSVIKIIKKRNIGLLIVSHDLDLIDTICDDKIYLKDINNI
- a CDS encoding ABC transporter ATP-binding protein, which gives rise to MNKLLNVKNVSISFTQYTKGLHQNNLKVINDLSLDINEGEILAVLGSSGSGKSLLAHAILGILPENANLNGEIKYDSEILTQESKERLRGNEISLIPQSVNFLDPLMKIADQAIGKNKTPEKIAKQREIFEKYGLSKEVDNMYPFQLSGGMARKVLISTALLSNPKLVIADEPTPGLDQKSVKETLKHLKELAKNNVGVLLITHDIYAALSIADKICIFYAGYVIEIVNTKDFKEGKNLLHPYTQALYDSLPQNGFKLTKGHQPSLEEIQNGCPYYDRCDSHLTQCQDQNPPLVNLKDKKVRCFKYKEEI